In the genome of Candidatus Ancaeobacter aquaticus, the window TGCATACACCGTGTCTATTTTAAGGCAGTACATACATATGGCAGTTGAAACAATATCTATTATAGAGTCAAGCGCACCAATTTCATGAAAGTGGACTTTGTGTATGGGAATATCATGGATCTTACTTTCAGCTTCAGCAATAATATGAAAGATCCCTATACTATCTGTTTTAATTGAATCAGCAAGTGTGCTTTTATTTATGAGCGAACATATATCCTTATAACTACGCACCTTTTGATGCGATTTTTTCTGCACATGCACCGTCCAGTGTGTTCCGACAATACCGTTTCGTGTTACTTTCGTTGATAAGAGCGAGTACCCTTTCAGAGGTAATTTAGAGAGTTCACGTTTGAGCGTACTGATACTCACTCCGGCGTCTATCAATGCGCTTACGCACATATCTCCGCTTATCCCGCTAAAACAATCAAAATACAAAACGTTCATATCCCTGCATCCTTACATCAATAAAAGACTATGCTGTCTTCCTAATCGCTTTCACTTTTTCGGTCACAAGCCTGCATATTGTTGCAGCTGCATATCCTGCGCCAAAACCATTATCAATATTTACTACGGTGAGACCAGAGGCACATGAATTGAGCATCGAAAGAAGCGGCGTTATCCCGCCAAAGTGCGCACCATACCCGATACTGGTCGGAACAGCAATAACCGGTTTATCCGTTAACCCGCCAAGTATACTCGGCAGAGCACCTTCCATGCCTGCTATAACAATAATAACATCGGCTGCATTCAAAACATCCAGATGCGAGATCAGTCTATGAAGACCGCTCACTCCCACATCGTACAACGGCTCAATCTTACACCCCATTATATGTGCTGTTACACGCGCTTCTTCTGCCACAGGAATATCTGATGTTCCTGCAGTCATGATCACAACTTTTCCCAAAGACGGCTTTAATCTTTTTTTTGAGATAGTAATACATCTGGCTTTATCATGATACTGTGCCTGTGGACATTGTTTTTTTACTTTTTTAAACAATGATACTGATGCCCTTGTTCCTAACACATTGGGCTCTACAGATGCTAATTTTGCAAGTATCGCACATGCGTCTTTATCATTTTTTCCTTCACAAAATACAACTTCAGGAAATCCTTTTCTTAGAGATCGGTGACTATCGATTTTTGCAAAACCCAGATCTTTAAAGGGTAATTTTTTCAATAAATCTAACGCTTTACTAACAGGCATTTTTCCTGTCTTAACGCGCTCAAGAATTTTCTGTATTTGTTCTTTATCCATAAATTCTTTCCTCTTACAGCTTATAGCTTATCGCATACAGCTGGTTGTCATAGCTTACAGCTTATAGCTGGAATTCATAGCTTTAAAGTGGGATCTGCATCAAAAGTATAATCTTTTCTTTGTGATTTAGATAGCGCGAAATACCCCAAGCCAGCGATCATAGCGGCGTTATCAGCACAAAAAGACGGATGAGGGAAAAACACCTCTATCCCCGTAGTCTTCGCTTTGGCCATAAACTTTTCTCTGAGCCTTGAATTAAGGCTTACTCCTCCACCAACAACAATACTACCTAACCGGTATGTATGTGCCGCGGAAAATGTTTTTTGCAACAATGCATCAACCACTGCTTCCTGAAAACTCGCAACAAGATCAGCAAGAGAAATATCATCACGATTGTATGCATATTTTCCAAAACCCTTCTTATAATAAAGCACTGCTGTCTTAAGTCCGCTAAAACTAAAGTCTAATGTGTCCTGCTTAGCCATACCACGGGGGAAATTAATCGCTTTTGGGTTACCATTTTTTGCCAGTTTATCAATAACCGGTCCGCCAGGATACCCTAATCCAAGAATTTTGGCTACTTTATCAAAAGCTTCTCCTGCCGCATCATCTCTTGTCGAACCAACAAGTGTATGTTTCCCTCTTGAAGTCACTTTAAAAAGTGATGAGTGCCCCCCAGAAACAACTAGACCTAAATAGGGATATTGCGGGCATGCTCCTTTATTATTAAGAAAAACAGAATATAAATGTGACTCAATATGGTTTACACCACACACGGGAATGTTATGACTATATGCATACCCTTTTGCAAAAGTAACACCAACAAGCAATGAACCAATAAGCCCCGGCCCCCTGGTAACCGCAACACCGTCAATATGTGTTCCCTTTTTAAGAGATGCAGCTGCAAGCGCTTCTTCAACAATTCGATTGATATGCTTCAGGTGATCTCGACTTGCAATCTCAGGAACTACTCCACCATATTTTTTGTGTAGGTGTATTTGAGATCTGACCACATTTGAAAGGACAACAGTTGCGTTTTCAACAACAGAGGCGGCGGTTTCATCACATGAAGTTTCTATACCAAGTATTTTCATTTATCACCCGTATATTATATACAGAGAGGGGTTGAGAAGATAACGGGACAGGTGTTTATTATATATTATTTATCCGATTCAGGTTTCGTTTTATTTTCATTCTTATCGGTGGTTTGCGCTTCATCGTCTTTCTTATCTTTATCTTCAGGCTTTGGCTCTTCGCTTTTAAGCATATCTTCGGTTAATTCTACCTTATTATTCACTATCTTAATGCCCTCAATTAAATCAATCGCTCTTTCAAGCTGCTCATCCTTTACTTCTTCAGGTTTCTTTAGTTTTACGCCGCTTTCATCAAGTTTATGCATTTTAACA includes:
- the larB gene encoding nickel pincer cofactor biosynthesis protein LarB yields the protein MDKEQIQKILERVKTGKMPVSKALDLLKKLPFKDLGFAKIDSHRSLRKGFPEVVFCEGKNDKDACAILAKLASVEPNVLGTRASVSLFKKVKKQCPQAQYHDKARCITISKKRLKPSLGKVVIMTAGTSDIPVAEEARVTAHIMGCKIEPLYDVGVSGLHRLISHLDVLNAADVIIVIAGMEGALPSILGGLTDKPVIAVPTSIGYGAHFGGITPLLSMLNSCASGLTVVNIDNGFGAGYAAATICRLVTEKVKAIRKTA
- the tsaD gene encoding tRNA (adenosine(37)-N6)-threonylcarbamoyltransferase complex transferase subunit TsaD; translated protein: MKILGIETSCDETAASVVENATVVLSNVVRSQIHLHKKYGGVVPEIASRDHLKHINRIVEEALAAASLKKGTHIDGVAVTRGPGLIGSLLVGVTFAKGYAYSHNIPVCGVNHIESHLYSVFLNNKGACPQYPYLGLVVSGGHSSLFKVTSRGKHTLVGSTRDDAAGEAFDKVAKILGLGYPGGPVIDKLAKNGNPKAINFPRGMAKQDTLDFSFSGLKTAVLYYKKGFGKYAYNRDDISLADLVASFQEAVVDALLQKTFSAAHTYRLGSIVVGGGVSLNSRLREKFMAKAKTTGIEVFFPHPSFCADNAAMIAGLGYFALSKSQRKDYTFDADPTLKL